DNA from Mesotoga sp. Brook.08.105.5.1:
CAGCCTTGCGTCTGATCTTAGAGCGGTTTTTCATCCCCGCGAAGCGGGCATTGCGTCCCGGCATGATCTTTGCCAGCCTTGCGTCCCGGCATGATCTTCGCCGGCATTGCGTCTCATTTGACCAATGACTGGTTCTTCTCTCTTCTCTCGTGAGCGTAGCGAACCTCTCGACAACGCTCTTTCTCGATTGATCTTATCGGAGGACGGGTTTACTCGGAGAACGGTGGACCGTTGACGGTTGACCTGAGAGGCTTCCTGCGAAGCAGCATCACTTCCTGGCGAAGCCAGCCTTGCGTCCCGGCATGATCCTTTGCCGGCATTGCGTCTCATTTCACCAATGAGTGGTTCTTCTCTCTTCTCTCGTGAGCGCAGCGAACCTCTCGGCAACGCTCTTTCTCGATTGATCTTATCGGAGGACGGGTTTACTCGGAGAACGGTGGACCGTTGACGGTTGACCTGAGAGGCTTCCTGCGAAGCAGCATCACTTCCGCCGATGTTCTTCGGCGCATCACTTCCTGGCGAAGCCAGCCTTGCGTCCCGGTACGATATTTGCCGGCATAGCGTCCACTGATGCTCCTCAGTGCAATGCGTCCCACCGAAGGTGGCATCACTTCCCCGGATGCTCTTCCGGGCATCACTTCCTCGCGCCAGCGAGCATCACTTCCTGGCGAAGCCAGCCTTGCGTCCCGGCACAATATTTGCCGGCATTGCGTCGACTGATGCTCCTCAGTGCAATGCGTCCCACCGAAGGTGGCATCACTTCCCCGGACGTTCCTCCGGGCATCACTTCCTCGCGCCAGCGAGCATCACTTCCTGGCGAAGCCAGCCTTGCGTCTGATCTTAGAGCGGTTTTTCATCCCCGCGAAGCGGGCATTGCGACCTGGCATGATCTTTGCCAGCCTTGCGTCCCGGCACGATATTTGCCGGCATTGCGTCCCACCGAAGGTGGCATCACTTCCTGGCGAAGCCAGCCTTGCGTCTGCAGAAACGTCTATCACTCGCCAACTACATGAATCGTGAGTGTGTGGACCTTTTCGATCGTCTTTTCTCCAAATTCGCCGAAGAATCTGAAGGGAATCTCATAATCGCCCACTTCTTGTGGAGTCCAGCGGAAGATGCAGTGATCGTGCTTGTCGAGGAGAGTGCCTGCTTCTGACTGAAGCTCGACTCCGTTCGTCGATCTCCAGATCCATGCGTGATCGGAGAAGGACCATTTGTCATATCCCACGAATCGCCACTCTGCGATCAGTGCATTTACCCTAAACTCAATCAATTCACCAACAGGAGATGTGATTTCCGGCACGGGAATGGTTCTCGAGAACTGCTCAAATGAGTTTAAGTAAAACAAGTCTTCCCATAATGGAACGATGTTTCTTCCTGCACTTTCGTAGGCCTTTTCAACTAGGCCGACGCATGAATAGATATCTTGTTTTGTGAAGGGAAGATTCAAGTAGCCAGACCAGGCGAGGCCTACAGACCACATCGCCCCATGGTTGGCCGCCTCAAATATGTATCTGGATATTTGTCTCCGTTCGAGCGGGGTTATATCTTCGGAGTATCTCATCGCCCCTGTAAAACCGGAAGACCAGTATTTAAGCCATCGCGATTCGTACGTGTCGTAGTTGAAGAGATTCACAAAAGAGTGGTTTTCAATATCGTTGGGGAAGACAAAGACACCCTCCTCGACGAGATTGTATCCGTGTGTCAAAAACGGGTAGGATTCTCCAAATGTCTTTCCGTTGTTTAGACCCAGACATTCATCTGTCATTGCCGTGGCATAGTCGACACCGAGATATACTGCCGAGTGTGAAGGGATCCAGTTCGGTCCGATATGATAGAGTAGATCGCCTTCGAGCAGGTACTTTCCGGGCAGATGTTGTGCTGTGTAGAGGGCATCTGCCTTTGATATCAACAGGCAGTACGGCAGTTTTGTGAATCGAACGAACGTGGAGAAGGAATCTATGCTGCACTGTACCTGAAACTCCTCTCCTGCCGGGGCGAAGGAAGTCGCGCTGAGGAGCGGCTGGATCATCAAGATCTGATCATCGTCCAGGTCGAGTTCGTCGTGAGAAAGTTCGAATACCGGCCCGGGAATTGAACCGCTGCTTTCGTGGAAGACAACCTGGATCGTTCGTTCCGATATGCTCTGCACTTCGTAAACGATGGTCTCCTTCTCACTGACTCCATAGAAGAATACTGTCACTCCTCTGGAGACGATGAAGGAGTTGTCGCCAGGATGCAGCAACAAAACCTTATGCCCAGGTTTGGTGGGAATCAGCCTGGTACATCCCACTGTGAACAAGATACACGAAGCGACTAAAAGAACCAATCTCCGAATTTGGATACTCATCATTAAGTTTACCATCGCAGAAGGGAAAGACAGATAACACCTATGGTAAATTATACAGTGTAAGACAGGAGGCATGATGAGAAGAATTTCCAGGTCAACATCGGTTGCCGTAGGCACTATAGCGATCCTTACCTTTTCTATAATCTCGAAGGGCATGGGTTTTTTCAGGGAAATGCTTGTCGCCGGTCTCTTCGGGACGTCCGCAAATCTCGATGCGGTCTTTGTTGCAATGACGCCTGCAACGACCCTTTCAGGGATAATTGCCGGAGCTTTTGCCGCCATTTTCGTGCCTGTATACCACTCTATAAGGAATGAAGACCTTGAGAGATCAAAGAGATACGCCGGAGCGGTTCTTATATCGGGTTCTCTGGTCTTTCTCTCTATGGGGATAGTCTTTCTGGTGATTCCGGACCTTGTTATAAGACTTTTCGCTCCGGGTTTTTCGGGTGAAGTCGTCGCTTATGCCGCAAGAAAGTTGAGATATCTATCAATATACCCGTTGATCGGCGGACTAGAAAGCATACTAGGCGCCGTGCTGAAGTCAAACAGGAGGTTCATCCAGTTCGGCTTCTCGCAGCTCTTTTTCAACATTATCGCGATTCCAGTGATATTCTTGACCGCTCCCTTTCTCTCGGAAGCCTCCTACATACTGGCCTGGATTCTCGGCAACACCTTCACCGTGATAGCGTATCTGGTCCAATCAAGAGACCTGTTCTCTCTGAGAATCGGAAAGGGAACGTCTATAGTAGAGACGCTATACCTGAGTTTGCCTCTGATCTTTTCGGGGAGTCTCGGAGTCATCAACAACATGGTTGACAAAGCCTTTGTTTCGCTCCTTCCGCCCGGACGTGTCGCTTCGCTGCAATATGCTCACACTCTTCTGGGCCTGATTACTTTCATGATCGCCGCCTTCCAGATGACAGCCTATACGGAGCTTTCCGAATTTGTCGTTTCCGGTGACAAGAAGAAGGTGCAGGAACGATTGAGAAAGACAGTCACAACGTCATTGAACATCTCGCTGCCTCTGGCGGCATGGATCATCATGATGGCGGAACCCCTAGTGAGGATAATCTATCAGCGCGGACAGTTCGACGCCGACTCGACAAGTCTTGTAAGCATGGCGCTTATTGGGTATGGGGCTTTGATAATCCTCTCACCGATTTCGCATACGTGCACAAGTTATTTCACTGCAAGAAAGAAACTGAAGGCCATAACGATCGTATCCGTCTTTTCGATCTTTCTGAACGCGTTGTTTGACTGGCTTATGCTCAAGCCGCTTGAACATGCGGGAATAGCAGCGAGTACGTCGCTCGTCGTACTCAACGCTACCATAATATATGTTTGGCTAATAGGAAGAGAGGGCGTCAAATTCATGCCGGTGAAGAGGATACTGAGGCTATTGGGCCTTTCGGTGGCTGTTTTCATTGTCGTCGCCTTTCTCAGGCTGAATACCAGTACCTTGATCTGGCTGGTTTTCGGAAACGCGCTCTTCTCCTGCCTGTTCTTTTTCAGTGCCAGGAGCGAACTTAAGGCGATATTTACGAGAATGAAGATGCTTTTTAAGAGAAGGTGATCTGCAGTATTTCTCGAAATGGGTTTCGATTTTGAGATAGGGCTGCTTGCAAAGCGGGAGGAAATCTCATGAGAGATATTGTGATAGTAGGAGCCGGTCCTGCCGGACTCTTCGCAGCCATAAACTGCACAACAATGGGTAGGAATGTAACGGTGATTGAGAAAACGAATACCCCCGGAAAGAAGCTGTTGATTTCCGGCGGAGGCCAATGCAATCTTACTAACGCCGAGCCGACAAGGGCAATGCTCGACAGATACTTTGGCTCGGGAAGATTTCTTAAACCGGCATTGATGTCCTTTGACTCGAGCAAGCTGATGAACTTCTTTGAAGAGAGAGGACTTAAGCTGTTTGTAAGAGAGGATGGCAAGGTCTTTCCCTCAACTTACTCTGCAAGAGATGTTCTGGAAGTGTTGCTTGCCGAGTGTGAAAAGCAAGGGATACGGATACTTTACAATTGCCGCGTCAAAGGAATAGCTGCGCGAACACCGAGGGGATTTGTTGTCTCTTCTCACAAAGGAGAGATAGGTGCCGACTATCTGGTGCTTGCTACTGGAGGCAGAAGCTACGAGAGCACAGGCTCATCGGGGGATGGATACTCTATCGCCTCGGCGCTCGGTCATAGCATAGTCGAGCCAAGACCTGCATTGACATCAGTTTCTATAAAGGATTTCGAGTTTGGGGACCTTGCCGGCGTCTCTCTGAAAGCGGTCGATGTCTCCCTGTGGAGGGATTCAAAGAAAACGAGTAGCCGGACTGAGGACTTATTGATCACTCACGAAGGGCTTTCTGGACCTGCCATTCTGCACCTTTCAAGAGAGGCCGGGCGAGGAGATGAAATTCGAGTCAACTTCAGTGGAATAGCCCGCGAAGAGCTCGAAAGGAGAATCTTAAAATTGGCGGCTGAAGAGGGAAAGAAGCTCTTGAAGACATCGCTCCATGACCTGGGTCTTCCCGAAAGATTGCTGGATAAGATCCTGGAGATGAATGGAATAACCGAGCGATTGTGTTCCGAATTGAAGAAAGAGGAAAGAAAGAAGCTGATATCCAGTCTCTTTGAAATGAGTTTTGAGATCGAAAGCGTAGGCGGGTTTTCGCAGGCCATGGTCACAAGAGGGGGGGTTCAGTTATCCGAAGTGAACCCGAAGACAATGGAATCAAGAATCGTTCCGAATCTCTTCTTTGCGGGAGAAATTCTCGACTTCGATGGAGAGACGGGGGGTTACAATCTCCAGGCAGCCTTCTCGACCGGTTACGTAGCGGGAACCACAATAAACAAAAGAACATCACGAGAAGACCAGTAGTTTTGAGTATTAGTCTAGTTATCATCTAATAGGGAAACTATATGTTAATATAACAAGAGAACGATTGATAAGATATTTATGATCCATTCAGAGCCCGATTCAAGATAGACGATCTCTTGGAATTGGAACCTTCGAGCAATTCTCTTTGAGCAATTTGCTAATAGTTTTTTGTAGCACAGAGGAGGTGCGCCTTGGAGGTAAAGAAACCAAAGTGGTTTGACGACTGGGTCGAGATCGACGAGAATTATCTGCAAGAAGCTGGAACCAGCTGGAAACTCAAGGCTAATGCCCCCAAAAGAGTTAGAAAGGAGTACGAGAAGCTGATGGACCAGATCACGGTGAAGGGTCCGTACTCATACTCATGGAAGCATGAACGCTAGATCGAGCTCAGTTGAAGGTGCTTCATAGAGGCATAGGCTCAAGAGCGTTGTCTTGAAATGGAGGTTTGTGAGTTGAGTATAAGCACTGGAAGCGGTGATGGAGGAGAAACAAGCCTCTGGAGCGGCGAGAGAATAGAGAAAGATAGTCACCGCGTCGAAGCATACGGAACAATAGATGAACTCAGTTCCTTTCTAGGCGAAGCGAAACACCATGTCAGCGAAGAGGTTGCTGACCAAATCGTTTCGATTCAAAGGTTCCTCTTCAGAGTTACCGGTCACTTGGCTTCAAGAGATGTCAAATATGTTGAGCCCGTTGAAGAGAGTGATGTTCAGAAACTCACCGAAATGATTCACAAATATGAATCAGTGGTGAGACTTGATGGTTTCGTTATCCCCGGAAGCACCATTGCGTCATCCAAACTTGACATCTGCAGGACTGTGGCAAGAAGGGCCGAAAGAAGAATACTGACGCTTTCTAAAAACGAGCATGTTGACAGCGTGATTGTGAAGTACGTTAACAGACTTTCAGATCTTCTTTTCATTCTTGCGAGATATGAGGAGTATAGGGCAGGGAAGATAGTTTACAAGCGAGACGTAGAGTAACGATCTACCGATAGCTGATTTTCGCTACTCCGTCCTTCATACAGGAGCCGAAGCTGTATGCTACGGAGCTCGTATCCATCCCGGGCAAGTAGAAGACAGTAATCATCTCGTCGACATCCTGCCCCGAAGACTCCCACATATCGCGAGTGATGCTTTCTAGCTCCATCTCGCTAACCACAGATTTCTTAAGCAGAATCCGCGCAGTACGTCTTCGCCAGGCCTTTCCAAAATCCCTGACGGTCACCACCGAATATGTGCCTTCAACATTCGACGCCAATCCCTAACTCTCCCCTCTGATAGATAAAATATTATACATCATGTTACGGATAAATGCCAACTGATGCAAACACCTCTCTCAGAAATAAAGTTTATACAATTCGCAAAGTAAACTATCAGAGATTGTTTCGCAAAACGGAATAAAAGATACATTAAATCCAGATGATAAATCTGGCGCAGATTTCTATGTAGACAAATCTCCGGAAGAGTCTTCTGAGAAATTCCTGGCGATTCAAAGAGCAAGAGAACTCTCTTCTAGAAGGTTTTTCTCTTCCGCCTACTTCTTCAGAGCCCGGCCATCAAAAGCACTAGCCGATGTTGCTTCTTCCTATGCCCAAGACCTTGTGGCAGTAAGGACAGAAATAGACCACAGTCTTACTCAACAAGAGTCCAGATCCCTTTTGTTTGAAGAATTTCTCAGGAAGTTCCGATTCGCAGTGGGGACACTTCGGGTTCAACTCTTCCTTTCTTACTGATCTCAATCTAAGCTCAATTCGCTCAGCTCCTTATCTCAAGATGAACTATCTCGGTAATCAATATGTCTTCATTCAGCGAACTTTTGGTGTGGTGAACACTAGCCGATCAGCAGTGTCAGATAACCCTTTGTTCTGATAAGAATCTCCTGAGCTAGATCTCTGAAGAGTACACCTGCCGTAATTGTTTCGGCTCTTACAAGTTCAACTAGTATCGACTCCACTTCGCCACAGAGGTCTCTAACTTCCTCAATCGTTTCAAAAGTAATGTCGGCAGAGAAGATCAGTCTTCTCGAGGAGATCACCTCAGCAATCTTTCCCATCAGTCTTCCCCAAAGAGAGAACTCCTTCAGCCACGGACCGACCTCTCTAGACAACTCTTCTGAAAGCTTTTCTTTCAAGGTCTCTGCAGATTGAATGATCATTTCGGCTTCATCTGAAAGAAGCTCTTGAACTTCGGCCCATCTCTTTTCACCGACTAGTCGATTCAGTTTGTGGTGAAGCTCCACGATTCTTCTGGAATGATCTCTGTGTATCGGACTGAGAAGATTGTACTCGCAGAACAGCTCCATCTCCTTCGAACATCCAGGGGCGACTTCCGAAATGGCGCTAACCCAAGACCTTTCTACATCGTATTCAGTGGGATTATTGAGGAATTCTGCAGCCGATGCAAGCGCGATTTTCGATGCAATAGGTTGATTCATCGGGTTTAAGACGATCCCTTCCGAGTGTTCAACGATGCCGGGGTCTCTTCCCTCATAGGGCCCCACATGCAGTTCGGGGACCATAGAGGCGTCGTTCACAGGGTAGTTGTCCCAGTATAATGGTTTTCTCTGGAAGGCCTCTTCGGCAAGCATGGAATCCTCAAGCGAGAGCCTCTCCGAACACACCTCCGGTCCGGTCCACATAATAGATATGTCGCCATCCAGAGCTTTTCCAAAAGTCTTCATGTAATCTGTTGCTTTGCGCCCTTGATATTGAGTAGGACAGACAATGAACCTTGAGAGGTTTTCGACTTTCGCCTTAAGGATAGAGTAGACTGTGTTTGCGAAATGGGCCTGAGCTTCAGCAAGAGAACCGAATGCCTCTTCATCTTCTTCGTGTACGAGGGTTTCCGGAATATCATCGTAGAAGATTGCAAATGATCTAACTCCTGTGCCTGCTATATCTTCCAGTTTTGCGACCAAGGTTTCGATGTCTGAATCGCTGGAATACCTCACTCCAAGACCCGGACTGATAGCAAAGACAACCGAAACACCGCATGACAACCCCTCGGCAACCAACTCCGCAAAGTCTTTCTTGAACTCCTCGCTGTATTGCTCTCGCCACCTTCTTCTATGGAGTTCATCGTCTTTTGGAGCGTAAATGTATAAATTGTAACGATGCTCTCCTAGAAACCTCAGCATCGCCTTTCTCGCCTTCATAGACCAAGGAACACCATAGAATCCTTCTACCACGCCTCTGATCTCGAATTTTGACATGTTGAACTCCCTTCATCAAATCATTTTCAATCAGTTTATAATAATCCAAACTCTCGCGCGAATTACTTCGTTTCCCGTTTACTTGGCAAATGTTACGGTTGCTTCATGCGGAAGCTAACGTTTAGTCCTATTGACTTCCGATTTCCGTAATGCATCATAACTAAATCTACTCAAGAGATTTCTCGCTAGGTTTAGTCAGAAAAGCTATAATTGTAGCATAATCCGGTAAAGGAGGTTGGCGATATGAAAATAGGTTTGGTAACCGACAACACCTGCAACTTGTCAGATGAAGACATCAAGGCACTAGACGTTAGAATCGTGTCTCTTTATATCAACAGAAGCGGAAAGTACACAAAAGCGACTGATCTGAACCTTGAGGAGTATTACGAGGAGTTAGGATCGGCTGCGGAGTTGCCGAGTACCTCTCAGCCTTCTCCGCAAGACTTCATTGTTGCTTTCGAAGACGCTCTCAAGACATACGACGCTTTGATTGTACCTGTTCTGTCCGGGAAGCTTAGCGGAACGAGCGTCTCGGCGAATATCGCTGCAAGGGACTTCGATCAGCCGATTCACGTAATTGATTCCCTGTTGGTTGCGGATGGCCCTGGAATGCTGGTGAAGAACCTGGGGGACATGATAAAGAACGGAGCATCGATCCAGGAGCTGGTCGAATATGCTTCATACTTTCACAAGAAGACGAGAACCTTCTTTTCGACAGATGATCTGAGTTATTTGCAGAAAGGCGGACGAATAGGGAAAGCGAAGGCTCTAGTGGGCAATCTGCTTAAGATGAAGCCGGTAATCAAGGTGGACGAAGGCGAACTCAAGCCCGTCGAAAACGTCAGGGGGAACAAGAAACTACTTGAAAGTTTGGTTAGTCACACCTTCAAGGAGATCCAGCCCGAGAATCTCCGAAGAGCGAGAGTGCTGACGATCTGGAGAAAGGAAGATGCCGCAACTTTGGAGAAGATGCTCCGTGTCGAGGCTCCCGAAGCAGAAATCGAAAGTGGAATTATTGAGCCGATAATCGGTACTCA
Protein-coding regions in this window:
- a CDS encoding lipid II flippase MurJ, with translation MMRRISRSTSVAVGTIAILTFSIISKGMGFFREMLVAGLFGTSANLDAVFVAMTPATTLSGIIAGAFAAIFVPVYHSIRNEDLERSKRYAGAVLISGSLVFLSMGIVFLVIPDLVIRLFAPGFSGEVVAYAARKLRYLSIYPLIGGLESILGAVLKSNRRFIQFGFSQLFFNIIAIPVIFLTAPFLSEASYILAWILGNTFTVIAYLVQSRDLFSLRIGKGTSIVETLYLSLPLIFSGSLGVINNMVDKAFVSLLPPGRVASLQYAHTLLGLITFMIAAFQMTAYTELSEFVVSGDKKKVQERLRKTVTTSLNISLPLAAWIIMMAEPLVRIIYQRGQFDADSTSLVSMALIGYGALIILSPISHTCTSYFTARKKLKAITIVSVFSIFLNALFDWLMLKPLEHAGIAASTSLVVLNATIIYVWLIGREGVKFMPVKRILRLLGLSVAVFIVVAFLRLNTSTLIWLVFGNALFSCLFFFSARSELKAIFTRMKMLFKRR
- a CDS encoding NAD(P)/FAD-dependent oxidoreductase → MRDIVIVGAGPAGLFAAINCTTMGRNVTVIEKTNTPGKKLLISGGGQCNLTNAEPTRAMLDRYFGSGRFLKPALMSFDSSKLMNFFEERGLKLFVREDGKVFPSTYSARDVLEVLLAECEKQGIRILYNCRVKGIAARTPRGFVVSSHKGEIGADYLVLATGGRSYESTGSSGDGYSIASALGHSIVEPRPALTSVSIKDFEFGDLAGVSLKAVDVSLWRDSKKTSSRTEDLLITHEGLSGPAILHLSREAGRGDEIRVNFSGIAREELERRILKLAAEEGKKLLKTSLHDLGLPERLLDKILEMNGITERLCSELKKEERKKLISSLFEMSFEIESVGGFSQAMVTRGGVQLSEVNPKTMESRIVPNLFFAGEILDFDGETGGYNLQAAFSTGYVAGTTINKRTSREDQ
- a CDS encoding cob(I)yrinic acid a,c-diamide adenosyltransferase; protein product: MSISTGSGDGGETSLWSGERIEKDSHRVEAYGTIDELSSFLGEAKHHVSEEVADQIVSIQRFLFRVTGHLASRDVKYVEPVEESDVQKLTEMIHKYESVVRLDGFVIPGSTIASSKLDICRTVARRAERRILTLSKNEHVDSVIVKYVNRLSDLLFILARYEEYRAGKIVYKRDVE
- a CDS encoding protein O-GlcNAcase, which produces MSKFEIRGVVEGFYGVPWSMKARKAMLRFLGEHRYNLYIYAPKDDELHRRRWREQYSEEFKKDFAELVAEGLSCGVSVVFAISPGLGVRYSSDSDIETLVAKLEDIAGTGVRSFAIFYDDIPETLVHEEDEEAFGSLAEAQAHFANTVYSILKAKVENLSRFIVCPTQYQGRKATDYMKTFGKALDGDISIMWTGPEVCSERLSLEDSMLAEEAFQRKPLYWDNYPVNDASMVPELHVGPYEGRDPGIVEHSEGIVLNPMNQPIASKIALASAAEFLNNPTEYDVERSWVSAISEVAPGCSKEMELFCEYNLLSPIHRDHSRRIVELHHKLNRLVGEKRWAEVQELLSDEAEMIIQSAETLKEKLSEELSREVGPWLKEFSLWGRLMGKIAEVISSRRLIFSADITFETIEEVRDLCGEVESILVELVRAETITAGVLFRDLAQEILIRTKGYLTLLIG
- a CDS encoding DegV family protein; the encoded protein is MKIGLVTDNTCNLSDEDIKALDVRIVSLYINRSGKYTKATDLNLEEYYEELGSAAELPSTSQPSPQDFIVAFEDALKTYDALIVPVLSGKLSGTSVSANIAARDFDQPIHVIDSLLVADGPGMLVKNLGDMIKNGASIQELVEYASYFHKKTRTFFSTDDLSYLQKGGRIGKAKALVGNLLKMKPVIKVDEGELKPVENVRGNKKLLESLVSHTFKEIQPENLRRARVLTIWRKEDAATLEKMLRVEAPEAEIESGIIEPIIGTHLGPQGIGIISEMK